Proteins from one Candidatus Saccharimonadales bacterium genomic window:
- the tatA gene encoding twin-arginine translocase TatA/TatE family subunit: MNLSQFADILGLGTPELIVILVIILLIFGGSQLPKLARNLGSSAKELRKGLDESKSAFNDAKKSDKPDSSDKA, encoded by the coding sequence ATGAATTTATCGCAATTTGCCGATATCCTGGGGCTAGGGACGCCTGAACTGATCGTTATTTTAGTGATAATCTTGTTGATTTTTGGTGGTAGCCAATTACCAAAACTTGCTCGTAATCTAGGTAGTTCTGCAAAAGAACTACGCAAAGGACTCGATGAATCAAAATCTGCGTTTAACGATGCAAAGAAATCTGACAAACCAGACTCTTCAGATAAGGCCTAA
- the ligA gene encoding NAD-dependent DNA ligase LigA, whose translation MMTQPQPSKRAGELRDLLAGYSYNYHVLDQPSVIDAVYDSLFGELKKIEAENPELITPDSPTQRVGGELLGGFQKVTHSSRMLSLNDVFDREEVEAWVIRMDKLLPGRTHEFFADIKMDGLACALIYQDGLLMQAVTRGDSFIGEDVTANVRTIKNIPLRLRASKQYDKFLVGRTEIRGEIVMLKTDFNNLNETRKKNNESLFANPRNLAAGTIRQLDPKLVAARPLHFRAYDLLRDDPSDIPTNMYAYEAISGLGLTRNKEASIFTSLPDVMHFVDHVGDVRTDLPFNTDGLVIKVNNRAQFAELGIVGKQPRGAVAYKYAAEQATTIVKDIVISIGRTGAATPVAVFDPVVVAGTTVQHASLHNADEIARKDIRIGDTVIIFKAGDIIPQVESVVNELRPKDAKAFNYEDALHEQYPELEFERSGSDVVYRVVGANSDLILKRSVEYYASKGALDIDTLGEKNVVALVDAGLIKDTADIYRLTVEDLLKLDRFADISARKLTDAIADKKQPPLEKFVLGLGIRHVGMQTAIDLANQFESIENLSRSTIDQLEAVDGIGKVVAESIVAWFADQDNEALLEKFTSLGVRPHFVKKTGKLVGNNFVITGTLETMSRDSAADEIRALGGTFQTAIAKDTTYLVTGGKVGASKLKKAESYGTKIINEQQLITILRSEKEV comes from the coding sequence ATGATGACGCAACCCCAGCCTAGTAAACGCGCAGGTGAGCTACGCGATCTTCTTGCGGGCTATAGCTATAATTACCACGTACTCGATCAGCCGTCGGTCATTGATGCTGTCTATGACAGTCTGTTTGGTGAACTAAAAAAGATTGAAGCAGAAAATCCAGAACTTATTACACCAGACAGTCCTACTCAGCGAGTGGGCGGAGAGCTTCTGGGCGGTTTTCAAAAGGTAACGCATAGCTCAAGGATGCTGAGTCTTAATGATGTCTTTGACCGGGAAGAAGTAGAAGCATGGGTCATACGAATGGATAAACTTTTACCAGGTAGAACTCATGAATTCTTTGCCGACATAAAAATGGATGGTCTTGCCTGCGCGCTTATTTACCAGGATGGACTTCTTATGCAGGCAGTCACACGCGGGGACAGTTTTATTGGTGAAGACGTGACGGCAAATGTCAGAACGATTAAAAATATACCACTTCGTCTAAGAGCAAGTAAGCAGTATGACAAATTTCTTGTTGGTCGTACTGAAATTCGTGGTGAAATTGTGATGCTCAAAACAGACTTTAATAATCTTAATGAGACACGCAAAAAAAATAATGAATCACTTTTTGCAAATCCACGTAACCTAGCTGCAGGAACAATTCGTCAGCTCGATCCAAAACTCGTCGCAGCAAGGCCTCTTCATTTCCGTGCCTATGATTTGTTACGTGACGATCCGAGTGATATACCCACAAACATGTATGCTTACGAAGCTATTTCCGGGCTCGGTCTGACGCGAAATAAAGAAGCGAGTATTTTTACAAGCCTACCTGATGTCATGCATTTTGTTGATCATGTCGGTGATGTTCGAACTGACCTACCGTTTAATACAGACGGGCTCGTTATTAAAGTGAATAACCGTGCTCAGTTTGCTGAACTTGGTATAGTTGGCAAACAACCGCGTGGTGCAGTTGCGTATAAGTATGCAGCTGAACAGGCAACGACAATCGTAAAAGATATTGTTATCAGTATTGGGCGCACTGGCGCTGCAACACCAGTTGCTGTATTTGATCCTGTCGTTGTTGCTGGCACGACTGTGCAACATGCTAGTCTTCATAACGCAGATGAAATTGCGCGTAAGGATATTCGTATTGGTGATACTGTCATTATTTTTAAAGCCGGTGATATTATTCCACAAGTTGAGAGTGTCGTAAACGAGCTTCGTCCAAAGGATGCAAAAGCTTTTAATTATGAAGATGCACTCCACGAGCAGTATCCAGAGCTTGAATTCGAACGTTCCGGTAGCGACGTTGTCTACCGGGTCGTAGGAGCAAATAGTGATCTCATACTCAAGCGGTCTGTCGAGTATTACGCATCAAAAGGCGCGCTCGATATCGACACACTTGGTGAGAAGAATGTCGTTGCGCTTGTCGATGCAGGCCTCATTAAAGATACTGCAGATATTTACAGACTCACTGTCGAAGACCTGCTCAAATTAGATAGATTTGCTGATATTTCCGCGCGAAAACTCACTGATGCAATCGCTGATAAAAAGCAGCCACCACTTGAAAAGTTTGTACTTGGACTCGGTATCCGCCATGTTGGTATGCAAACGGCAATTGACCTCGCGAATCAGTTTGAATCGATCGAGAATCTTAGCAGGTCGACAATTGATCAACTTGAGGCAGTCGATGGTATCGGCAAGGTAGTTGCTGAATCAATTGTCGCCTGGTTTGCAGATCAGGATAACGAAGCGTTACTTGAAAAATTTACATCTCTCGGAGTACGACCTCATTTTGTTAAGAAGACAGGCAAACTTGTGGGTAATAACTTTGTTATTACAGGTACACTTGAAACAATGAGTAGAGACAGCGCAGCAGATGAAATACGTGCACTTGGTGGGACATTCCAAACAGCAATTGCAAAAGACACGACGTACCTTGTAACGGGTGGAAAAGTCGGGGCAAGTAAACTAAAAAAGGCCGAAAGCTATGGTACTAAGATCATCAATGAGCAACAACTTATCACTATTCTTCGTAGTGAAAAAGAGGTATAA
- the tatC gene encoding twin-arginine translocase subunit TatC, whose amino-acid sequence MTKKRDVASSQASTLHDHIRELRNRIFFLAVIFIGTSSIAYNYKDQLIAFLLKPLGNEKLIYLNPGGGFSFIFTVTMYVGAAITIPFAVFHLYRFVAPALPKSARKHSIIVLLSSIGLLIAGAAFGYFYAIPGALNFLNTFADGYVNPSLTADSYLNFILAYTAGLGILFQLPLILLFIHWVHPLKPGGLLKFERYMVLIAFIAAALITPTPDVLNQTIMALPIILMYQAGVIAVSISVYKTNRRRKKEAELNKFAVDAIDISPMEEFFEKRARMIEEEITQQVEPIRKVPKQPTGRQSFDIAPKGIQSKIIPKRPAPAQMNIPGRDMSVRPQQRVRNVDGVYRPLSQTPIDI is encoded by the coding sequence ATGACAAAAAAGCGTGACGTAGCCTCTAGTCAGGCATCGACGCTTCACGATCATATTCGCGAACTCCGTAATCGTATCTTCTTCTTGGCTGTTATTTTTATCGGTACTTCCAGTATCGCGTATAACTACAAAGATCAGTTGATTGCGTTTCTTCTGAAGCCACTTGGTAATGAGAAGCTTATCTATCTCAATCCAGGTGGTGGATTTAGTTTCATTTTTACCGTCACTATGTATGTCGGTGCAGCGATCACTATTCCATTTGCTGTCTTTCATCTATATCGTTTTGTGGCACCTGCGCTACCTAAGAGTGCGCGTAAGCACTCTATCATCGTACTACTCTCATCCATAGGACTGCTGATTGCTGGGGCTGCCTTTGGGTATTTCTATGCAATTCCAGGCGCGCTCAATTTCCTCAATACGTTTGCAGATGGCTATGTTAATCCATCACTTACTGCTGACTCATACTTAAACTTTATCCTCGCATATACCGCTGGCCTTGGTATTCTTTTTCAGCTACCGCTCATTCTCCTATTTATTCACTGGGTACACCCTCTAAAGCCGGGCGGGCTTTTAAAATTCGAAAGATACATGGTTCTCATTGCCTTTATTGCAGCAGCACTTATTACCCCGACTCCTGATGTACTAAACCAAACAATTATGGCGCTTCCTATTATTCTTATGTACCAAGCAGGAGTTATCGCTGTTTCGATATCTGTATATAAGACAAATCGCCGTCGCAAAAAAGAGGCAGAGCTAAATAAGTTTGCGGTTGATGCAATTGATATATCTCCAATGGAAGAATTTTTTGAGAAGAGAGCTAGGATGATTGAAGAAGAGATCACACAACAAGTAGAGCCTATACGAAAAGTGCCCAAACAACCAACGGGGAGGCAATCTTTTGATATTGCACCTAAAGGTATCCAGTCAAAGATTATTCCTAAAAGGCCTGCTCCAGCTCAAATGAACATACCTGGAAGAGATATGAGCGTTCGCCCACAGCAAAGAGTTAGAAATGTTGACGGTGTATACCGACCTCTCAGTCAAACCCCTATTGACATATAA
- a CDS encoding LemA family protein — protein sequence MIAVWIIIGVVVLLGLFLWMTYNGLVTLKIRVDEAWSDITVQLKRRADLIPNLVNSVKGYAAHESGVFEAVTAARSNVINAKGVKDTAVAENQLEGTLKSLFAVAEAYPDLKANQNFIQLQDELVDTEDKIQASRRFYNGGVRDLNTKITLFPNNIFAGMLGFKSREFFEVEDQAAIENPVEVKF from the coding sequence ATGATTGCAGTATGGATTATCATCGGAGTTGTCGTTCTATTGGGACTATTCCTATGGATGACATATAACGGACTAGTAACACTGAAGATCCGTGTTGACGAAGCTTGGAGCGATATTACCGTTCAGCTAAAACGTCGTGCTGATCTTATCCCAAATCTTGTCAATAGCGTTAAGGGTTACGCTGCACACGAAAGTGGCGTATTTGAAGCAGTCACAGCTGCGCGTTCAAATGTTATTAACGCAAAAGGCGTAAAAGATACTGCTGTTGCAGAAAATCAGCTCGAAGGAACTCTAAAAAGTCTTTTCGCCGTTGCTGAAGCATACCCAGATCTTAAAGCGAACCAAAACTTTATCCAACTTCAGGATGAACTTGTTGATACTGAGGATAAAATTCAAGCTTCTCGCAGATTTTATAACGGTGGAGTACGTGACCTAAACACTAAGATTACATTATTCCCAAACAACATTTTTGCCGGCATGCTAGGATTCAAGTCACGCGAATTCTTCGAAGTTGAAGATCAAGCTGCTATCGAAAATCCTGTTGAAGTTAAGTTCTAA
- the htpX gene encoding zinc metalloprotease HtpX codes for MYKAIAANKRNTVFIMAVFVGIIGAIGWALSYYYGNRSITYIVIGIAMLYALIQYYAAGSLAIAMSGAREIEKKDNPRLYRIVENIAITVGLPTPKVYIIDDQAPNAFATGRDPKHAIVAATTGLLEIMDDRELEGVIAHEMGHVQNYDIRVSMIAFGLVSAIGILSDIAMRMFFFGNNNNRENSNPIILVVGIVIAILAPIIAAMVQLAISRQREYLADSTGAMTTRYPEGLASALEKLETYGRPMKRQNSASAHLYFSNPLKPGFLSGLFSTHPPLADRVARLRANENKF; via the coding sequence GTGTATAAAGCAATTGCAGCCAACAAACGAAACACGGTCTTCATTATGGCCGTGTTTGTTGGTATCATCGGCGCTATTGGCTGGGCACTGAGTTATTACTATGGAAACAGATCAATCACGTACATTGTTATCGGTATTGCGATGCTCTATGCACTCATTCAGTACTATGCTGCTGGCTCACTTGCTATCGCAATGTCTGGCGCGAGAGAAATTGAAAAGAAAGATAATCCAAGACTGTATCGTATAGTTGAAAATATTGCTATTACTGTCGGGCTTCCAACACCAAAAGTATATATTATCGATGACCAAGCGCCCAATGCTTTTGCGACTGGTCGCGATCCAAAGCATGCAATTGTCGCTGCCACAACTGGTCTTCTTGAAATTATGGACGATAGGGAGCTAGAAGGTGTCATCGCTCACGAGATGGGGCATGTTCAAAATTATGATATTCGTGTGAGTATGATAGCTTTTGGACTGGTCAGTGCTATCGGTATTTTGTCTGATATCGCAATGCGGATGTTCTTCTTTGGTAATAACAACAACCGCGAAAATTCAAACCCGATTATTCTTGTCGTTGGAATTGTGATTGCAATTCTCGCGCCAATTATTGCGGCCATGGTGCAGCTAGCAATTAGTAGGCAGCGTGAGTACCTTGCAGATAGTACTGGCGCAATGACAACAAGGTATCCTGAGGGACTTGCAAGTGCGCTTGAGAAACTAGAAACCTATGGCCGACCAATGAAACGTCAAAACTCCGCGAGTGCTCATTTGTATTTTAGTAATCCTCTCAAGCCAGGCTTTTTAAGCGGTCTTTTTAGTACTCATCCACCACTTGCAGATCGAGTTGCACGACTCCGTGCAAACGAAAATAAGTTCTAA
- a CDS encoding TIGR02611 family protein has translation MQKAKSRIRRIGIGIAGGLVLIIGVIAIPYPGPGWLIVFAGLAILATEFAWAQRLLDVAKGKYDAWQAWLARQSFVVKALIWTLTAFVVIITVWLLNGYGLINNWLHLGLDWVQSPLFH, from the coding sequence ATGCAAAAAGCAAAAAGCCGTATACGCCGTATTGGTATTGGTATCGCTGGTGGCCTCGTCCTTATTATTGGTGTCATCGCTATTCCATATCCTGGCCCTGGTTGGTTGATCGTATTTGCCGGTCTCGCAATTCTTGCAACTGAGTTTGCCTGGGCGCAGCGTCTTCTTGATGTTGCAAAAGGTAAGTACGATGCATGGCAGGCATGGCTAGCCCGTCAGTCATTTGTCGTAAAAGCGTTGATCTGGACACTGACTGCTTTTGTCGTGATCATAACAGTCTGGTTACTCAATGGCTATGGCCTTATCAACAACTGGCTTCATCTTGGACTTGACTGGGTGCAGTCACCACTCTTTCACTAA
- the typA gene encoding translational GTPase TypA — translation MKDPKFIRNIAIIAHVDHGKTTMVDGLLKQSNTFRDNQAEMSQDLIMDSGDQEHERGITITAKQTSIYHGDYKINIIDTPGHADFSGEVERTLNMADGVLLVVDAQEGPMPQTKFVLSKALELGLKPVVIINKIDKPSRRIDEVIDEVSDLFLELAIDDSQLHYPVYYAIGREGKAWTHLPDNMSEHTDLTPIFDAIISDIPAPTVEVDKPFQLLVTSLQYDTFQGKYAIGRITRGDVKKGSPVVLIKRDGTIVGSKIDKVFGYRGLNREEIDSASAGDIVALTGIGDARIGETIADKENPEALPVIDVEAPTISMYLGPNTSPLKGKEASFNTSRQIGDRLKRELETNVSLRVAEDGIGFTVSGRGELHLSVLIEALRREDFEFEVGRPQVVTIEEDGKTMEPVEELLVEVGPEFLGAVSQELGTRRAAMVKQEQTSSGTSRSTYILPTRALIGLRNLLLTATKGTIIMNSMPHGYQPLGPKLQQLRNGALIATEAGATTAFALDNSSARGELFVGPGTTVYQGMIVGVYNRSGDLDVNVCRGKQLTNMRTSSSDGTIQLTPFTELSLEQCIDFIEDDELLEVTPKSLRLRKRFLDPNKRKRNSKN, via the coding sequence ATGAAAGACCCAAAATTTATCCGCAATATCGCTATTATTGCTCACGTTGACCACGGTAAGACCACTATGGTTGATGGTCTCTTAAAACAAAGTAATACGTTCCGTGACAACCAGGCTGAGATGAGCCAGGACCTTATTATGGACAGTGGTGACCAGGAACACGAACGTGGTATCACGATTACTGCTAAGCAGACTTCTATCTACCACGGTGATTACAAAATCAACATCATTGACACTCCAGGTCACGCCGATTTCTCAGGCGAAGTTGAACGTACACTTAACATGGCTGACGGTGTTCTGCTTGTCGTTGACGCCCAGGAAGGCCCAATGCCACAGACAAAATTTGTGCTAAGTAAAGCACTCGAACTTGGACTAAAACCAGTTGTTATTATCAACAAAATTGATAAACCATCACGTCGTATTGACGAAGTTATTGACGAAGTTTCTGACCTTTTCCTTGAACTTGCAATCGACGATAGTCAACTACATTACCCAGTGTATTACGCAATTGGCCGTGAAGGTAAAGCGTGGACTCATCTTCCTGACAACATGTCAGAACACACTGACCTTACGCCTATCTTTGATGCAATCATCAGCGATATCCCAGCACCAACTGTTGAAGTAGATAAACCTTTCCAACTTCTCGTTACATCACTTCAATACGATACATTCCAAGGTAAATATGCCATTGGCCGTATCACACGTGGTGATGTCAAAAAAGGTTCCCCAGTTGTTCTTATTAAACGCGACGGAACTATTGTTGGTAGCAAGATTGATAAAGTCTTTGGCTACCGTGGTCTTAACCGTGAAGAAATTGATTCTGCGAGTGCAGGTGACATTGTTGCTCTTACTGGTATTGGTGATGCGCGTATCGGTGAAACAATTGCTGACAAGGAAAACCCAGAAGCACTTCCAGTTATTGACGTTGAAGCACCGACAATCTCAATGTACCTTGGTCCAAACACAAGCCCACTCAAGGGTAAAGAAGCGTCATTTAATACATCACGCCAAATTGGTGATCGTCTTAAGCGTGAGCTTGAAACAAACGTATCACTTCGCGTCGCTGAAGATGGTATTGGCTTTACAGTCAGTGGTCGTGGTGAACTTCACCTTTCTGTTCTTATCGAAGCACTTCGCCGAGAAGATTTTGAATTCGAAGTTGGTCGTCCACAGGTTGTGACGATTGAAGAAGATGGCAAAACTATGGAACCAGTTGAAGAACTACTTGTTGAAGTTGGTCCTGAATTCCTCGGTGCAGTGAGCCAAGAACTTGGTACCCGCCGCGCAGCTATGGTGAAACAAGAACAAACAAGCAGTGGCACATCACGAAGTACCTACATTCTTCCAACTCGTGCGCTTATTGGCCTTCGTAACCTCCTTCTTACTGCAACAAAGGGTACGATCATCATGAACAGTATGCCACACGGCTACCAACCACTTGGTCCGAAACTTCAGCAACTTCGAAACGGCGCACTCATCGCAACTGAAGCAGGTGCGACAACAGCATTTGCACTTGATAACTCATCAGCTCGTGGTGAACTATTCGTTGGTCCTGGAACAACTGTGTATCAAGGTATGATCGTCGGTGTTTATAACCGAAGTGGTGATCTTGATGTGAACGTTTGTCGTGGTAAGCAGCTGACAAACATGCGTACATCATCAAGTGATGGTACGATTCAGTT
- a CDS encoding ABC transporter ATP-binding protein, which produces MPKRAKKGKRKLSTKQYIFAIARVAALTYKAAPLAVIMQLMGSIVTAVLPIITTYFAALTTTSLAEAYAGNQAAGGHATIYVFITAGLGILMTVWNSVEQYVSQLMRYRVEAAMSDRMYDHFLALDFWRYDDKKTADIFDRASQFARFFPYVFDRLAGVITQFITMVAGLAALLFVSWWLGVIALVAVVPGIYIQFKLSRAQVAHWNQNVETRRAKNMIEWNLLQPQYIAELRLYGIVRYLLDLRMKLRDKDEKKRIEFEQKYIFKRLGADVLEAAAEVTALLWIVGEIIARHQPIGQFLYVQQVVSRALGGASGFVSQISTIDEDLANLFDYQEFMELPIRLGGDRKLLDLPQSIELQDITFSYPHAKTDVLKGVSLTIKKGQHVAIVGENGAGKSTLIKILTGLYTPTKGRILLDGQDLESTAIDSWHKQLGVLQQEFISYGFATAKENIYFGDVTSPLDKKRLSDAMDRAEARTFLEKLPRGIESYVNTWMEDDEGNNGTDLSGGQWQRLALARNFYRDSPMIILDEPTSAIDALAESRIFKHLFEDHSRTVVTISHRLTTIEKADIIYMLQDGKLVEQGTHDELVNKQGAYYTMFESQLRNG; this is translated from the coding sequence ATGCCAAAAAGAGCCAAAAAAGGGAAACGAAAATTATCAACCAAGCAATACATTTTTGCTATTGCTCGTGTTGCCGCACTTACATATAAAGCCGCACCTCTCGCGGTTATTATGCAGCTCATGGGTTCGATTGTAACTGCAGTACTCCCTATTATTACGACCTACTTTGCGGCGCTCACAACCACGTCTCTTGCTGAAGCATACGCAGGTAATCAGGCGGCTGGTGGACACGCCACTATCTACGTCTTTATTACGGCTGGTCTCGGTATTCTCATGACTGTATGGAACAGTGTAGAGCAATATGTCAGTCAGTTAATGCGTTACAGAGTTGAAGCAGCTATGAGTGATCGTATGTATGATCATTTCCTCGCACTCGATTTCTGGCGGTATGACGATAAAAAGACAGCAGATATTTTTGACCGTGCATCGCAGTTTGCAAGATTCTTCCCGTATGTTTTTGACCGACTTGCCGGCGTGATCACACAGTTTATTACGATGGTTGCGGGCCTGGCTGCTCTTCTGTTTGTTAGTTGGTGGCTAGGCGTTATTGCACTTGTTGCTGTTGTTCCGGGAATATATATTCAGTTCAAACTTTCCCGCGCCCAGGTTGCTCATTGGAATCAAAATGTTGAAACGAGGCGAGCGAAAAATATGATTGAATGGAATTTACTTCAGCCTCAGTATATCGCAGAACTTCGCCTTTATGGCATCGTACGATACCTACTCGATTTACGCATGAAACTTCGCGATAAAGACGAGAAGAAAAGAATTGAATTTGAACAAAAGTATATCTTCAAACGACTCGGCGCAGACGTTCTTGAGGCCGCAGCAGAAGTAACGGCGCTTCTTTGGATTGTTGGTGAAATTATTGCGCGTCACCAGCCAATTGGACAGTTCCTCTATGTACAACAAGTTGTGTCCCGCGCACTTGGCGGCGCGAGTGGATTTGTATCACAAATCAGCACCATTGACGAAGATCTTGCAAACCTATTTGACTACCAAGAATTCATGGAGCTTCCAATTCGCCTTGGTGGAGACAGAAAGCTCCTAGATCTTCCACAGTCTATCGAACTACAGGACATTACATTTTCCTACCCACATGCTAAGACGGATGTGCTAAAGGGCGTATCTCTTACTATTAAAAAGGGCCAACACGTGGCGATCGTTGGAGAGAACGGTGCGGGTAAGTCGACACTCATTAAAATTCTCACAGGTCTTTATACGCCTACGAAGGGAAGGATTCTCCTTGATGGACAGGACCTTGAATCAACCGCGATTGATTCCTGGCATAAGCAATTGGGCGTTCTCCAACAAGAGTTTATTAGCTACGGCTTTGCAACAGCAAAAGAGAATATCTATTTTGGTGATGTGACAAGTCCTCTCGATAAGAAACGACTGAGCGATGCGATGGATAGAGCTGAGGCACGGACATTTCTTGAAAAGTTGCCACGCGGCATAGAGAGTTACGTGAACACATGGATGGAAGACGACGAGGGGAATAATGGGACTGATCTTTCAGGCGGTCAGTGGCAGAGGCTTGCGCTTGCTCGTAACTTCTATAGAGATAGCCCAATGATCATCCTCGATGAGCCAACTTCAGCTATTGATGCGCTTGCTGAATCAAGAATCTTTAAACATTTATTTGAAGATCACTCTCGAACGGTTGTCACGATTAGCCACCGCCTGACAACGATTGAGAAGGCAGATATAATCTATATGCTACAGGATGGAAAGCTTGTTGAGCAGGGCACTCATGATGAGCTTGTAAACAAGCAAGGTGCTTACTATACAATGTTCGAATCTCAGCTACGAAATGGCTAA
- a CDS encoding prepilin-type N-terminal cleavage/methylation domain-containing protein yields the protein MEYSDTFMSFRRRISASRKLRHETLHEKRPGAGFTIVELLIVVVVIGVLAAIVIVAYNGVQQRARDANRMSDVTVINKALELYYIDYGRFPNGSGSTTINSGWSTTADASWQNLATALQPYLSKIPVDPVSAPNLSPLTNSAGYNYAYFSNTSSGVSYCGAAPNQMYILIYRFESSSQTTTLNGACPSSPLGPYGGASNYRMNKS from the coding sequence ATGGAATATTCAGATACATTCATGTCCTTCCGTCGACGCATTTCAGCTTCCCGGAAATTACGGCATGAAACACTTCACGAAAAGAGGCCGGGTGCTGGATTTACTATTGTAGAGCTGCTTATTGTCGTGGTTGTCATAGGTGTCCTTGCCGCAATTGTTATTGTAGCGTATAACGGCGTCCAACAACGCGCTCGTGACGCTAACAGAATGAGTGATGTAACAGTTATAAATAAAGCACTAGAGCTCTACTATATAGATTATGGTAGATTTCCAAACGGCAGTGGATCGACTACGATCAACTCAGGTTGGAGTACGACAGCTGATGCTAGTTGGCAAAATCTTGCGACAGCGTTACAGCCATATTTAAGTAAGATACCTGTCGATCCAGTGAGTGCACCTAATTTATCACCACTTACGAATTCTGCTGGATATAACTATGCGTACTTCTCTAACACTAGTTCTGGGGTATCCTATTGTGGCGCAGCCCCTAATCAGATGTATATTTTAATATACCGATTTGAAAGCTCTTCTCAAACAACGACTCTTAACGGTGCATGCCCAAGTTCACCTTTAGGACCATATGGTGGCGCAAGTAACTATCGCATGAATAAGTCGTAG
- a CDS encoding DUF1653 domain-containing protein, protein MVTIRFDKLIRGAMLPMYEMLGQKAEFVVLRGDKLAAAIIKKIVEEAQEIPASGDIDKIITEIADVEQGLIDLKKLHGISDEQVETARLAKLAEKGGFSEGIFVHTLTLDEDDKWVSYYRNEPDKYEEMKVSGKDFDITTDNPLLPIGVYRHYKGMTYEIIGVGRHTESLEDYAVYTPLYEHDGLPDIWLRPLQMFMENVSFEGQSIPRFSKVD, encoded by the coding sequence ATGGTAACAATTCGTTTCGATAAATTGATTCGTGGAGCAATGCTCCCGATGTATGAAATGCTTGGGCAAAAAGCTGAATTTGTGGTTCTTCGTGGTGACAAGCTCGCTGCCGCAATTATTAAAAAAATTGTCGAAGAGGCACAAGAAATTCCAGCGAGTGGTGACATCGATAAAATAATTACTGAAATTGCTGACGTGGAACAAGGTCTAATTGATTTAAAGAAACTCCACGGCATTAGTGACGAACAAGTTGAGACTGCACGTCTTGCAAAGCTTGCTGAAAAGGGCGGGTTTTCTGAAGGAATTTTCGTGCATACTCTTACGCTAGATGAAGATGATAAATGGGTTTCCTATTACAGAAATGAACCTGATAAGTATGAAGAGATGAAAGTTAGCGGTAAAGACTTCGATATAACAACCGATAACCCATTACTACCAATAGGTGTATATCGCCATTATAAAGGTATGACGTATGAAATCATTGGCGTCGGACGTCATACTGAATCACTTGAAGACTATGCTGTCTACACTCCATTATATGAACATGATGGCCTACCAGATATCTGGCTCAGACCACTTCAAATGTTTATGGAAAATGTGAGCTTTGAAGGGCAATCGATTCCTCGCTTTTCAAAAGTAGATTAG
- a CDS encoding RNA-binding protein has translation MAQQNLFIGSLAYATTDDSLKAHFEQIGEVASARVITDRDSGRSKGFGFVEFTDEANNQKAVDQLDGKELDGRAISVGLARPKEDRPKRDFGGGNDRGGDRGGNGGGSFRQRSW, from the coding sequence ATGGCACAACAAAATCTTTTCATCGGTAGCCTTGCTTACGCAACTACTGACGATAGTTTGAAAGCTCACTTTGAGCAAATTGGTGAAGTCGCTAGCGCACGTGTCATTACTGACCGTGACAGTGGCCGATCTAAAGGTTTCGGTTTCGTCGAATTTACAGACGAAGCTAACAACCAAAAAGCTGTTGATCAACTCGACGGCAAAGAGCTTGACGGCCGCGCTATTAGCGTTGGTCTAGCTCGCCCTAAAGAAGATCGCCCTAAACGCGACTTCGGCGGTGGCAACGACCGTGGTGGTGACCGCGGTGGCAACGGTGGCGGTTCATTCCGTCAGCGTAGCTGGTAG